A portion of the Hoylesella buccalis ATCC 35310 genome contains these proteins:
- a CDS encoding RagB/SusD family nutrient uptake outer membrane protein, with product MKYIYHYLIIVGMLIGMMSCSYTDLKPTDKVGDHEIFSSVFTLEQATTGIYAKMSLRTTLNVSAILSDDVYKGGQNGGAGDDSYQWTYSAATGDHNNLWSSYYGVINMANRVLEGAKTVQTNNQVEEKIKQNCIGTALFIRAYTSFDLLRFFADFDKKENLGIPYSKQKVVLETLGRNTVAECYQEMSKDLETAIPLLSQVVPETPCYASQLAAKALLARINLYARNYNQAYQYAAEVLNQKPIVGIQQYPKIWSDETKDEIIFELTRLPGEETIGTLFWSADNSSSFEPSTELIKSYDEKDIRLKTFIGDGVDRDNVPVKRVNKYKGTKENVGLSNQKMIRSSEMLLIMAECKAISNIAEANSLLNQLRRARIKDWSDKNYLTKEEILQEILLERRRELCFEGHRFFDLRRFHLPIYKPMINKTLDVDNIRRIMPIPLAEMQGNNVIANQQNPGY from the coding sequence ATGAAATATATTTATCATTATTTAATTATAGTAGGAATGTTGATTGGAATGATGTCATGTTCCTACACGGACTTGAAACCAACAGACAAAGTTGGAGATCATGAGATATTTAGCTCAGTATTTACACTTGAACAGGCTACCACTGGAATTTATGCAAAAATGTCCTTAAGAACAACACTCAATGTTAGTGCGATACTATCAGACGATGTTTACAAAGGCGGACAAAATGGTGGCGCCGGTGACGACTCTTATCAATGGACCTATAGTGCTGCTACAGGTGACCACAATAACTTATGGTCTTCTTATTATGGTGTCATCAATATGGCGAATCGTGTTCTTGAAGGTGCAAAAACCGTACAGACAAACAATCAAGTTGAAGAGAAAATTAAACAAAATTGCATTGGCACTGCTCTATTTATTAGAGCATACACCTCTTTTGACTTATTACGATTTTTTGCAGATTTTGATAAAAAAGAAAATCTTGGCATACCTTATTCTAAGCAAAAAGTTGTTCTTGAAACACTCGGTCGTAACACTGTCGCAGAGTGCTATCAAGAAATGTCTAAAGATCTGGAAACAGCCATACCCTTATTATCTCAGGTTGTGCCAGAAACTCCTTGTTATGCGTCTCAGTTAGCAGCCAAAGCACTCTTAGCTCGCATCAATTTATATGCCCGAAACTATAACCAGGCCTATCAGTATGCAGCCGAAGTTCTTAACCAAAAACCTATAGTTGGCATCCAACAATACCCAAAAATTTGGTCTGATGAAACTAAAGACGAGATTATATTTGAACTTACACGACTACCTGGTGAAGAAACGATAGGGACTTTGTTTTGGAGTGCTGATAACAGTAGCTCTTTCGAACCATCAACAGAACTTATTAAAAGTTATGACGAAAAAGACATACGTCTTAAGACCTTTATTGGTGACGGTGTTGATCGTGATAATGTTCCTGTAAAACGAGTTAACAAATACAAGGGTACAAAAGAGAATGTAGGCTTATCGAACCAAAAAATGATACGATCATCAGAGATGCTTCTCATTATGGCTGAATGTAAGGCTATTTCAAACATCGCAGAGGCCAATAGCCTACTGAACCAACTGCGACGTGCTCGCATAAAAGACTGGTCGGATAAGAATTACTTAACGAAAGAAGAAATTTTACAAGAGATTCTTCTAGAAAGAAGAAGAGAATTGTGTTTTGAAGGTCACCGATTCTTTGATTTACGTAGATTCCACCTACCAATATATAAACCAATGATTAATAAGACACTAGATGTGGACAACATTCGTCGCATTATGCCTATCCCATTAGCAGAGATGCAAGGTAACAATGTTATAGCAAATCAACAAAATCCAGGATATTAA
- a CDS encoding substrate-binding domain-containing protein, whose translation MKNFLYLWLFLLLLTSCQQQPRKFVIGVSQCSIDIWRDKLNRELKTSEYFNDSIEVRLASANDDSKKQIAQIDKFVDDGVDLLIVAPNQYTSIIHAVNRAYDKGIPVILFDRKVDTDKYTAFIGGDNYNMGKTMGQFIARQLKGQGRVVEIRGLDGSSPAEERHRGFVDGLKAFPGVQLVASEAGNWKEESAIDAMNRILRKTRNFDYVFGQNDRMAWGAYIALKQHGLEQQVKFTGIDGMATKGGGLELVRDGLFEASYLYPTKGDEVIALAMRILRGQPFKRENPLTTTIVTSDNAELLLMQAKDMERQNANLDIMHKKVDSYFNQYTMQRWFIAVLVGALALIAIAILVTYRAYLSKARLSTQLSDSNHELQRLNDEVKAMTQAQLTFFTNVSHELRTPLTLIADPVDRLLENGKTDDNGHKMLRMVQRNVHVLMQLVNEILDFRKVQNGKMTLRLTRFSLGTALHEWCRAFASVAENANISLKTESDIGDDDMIIADEEKLNHLYLNLMSNALKYTPAGGTITTTLGREGDRYVIRVEDTGVGIEEKDIAKIFERFYQGRKASGGTGIGLALVKAFAELHHGEVSAESEKGRGTCFTVKLPIRQEGAVEESSARAASVEVAAGQYVGTQVNTERHTDDVVSAEETDKPEILVIDDNNDVRAYLRSVLKDQYHVSEAVDGRSGLVLARRVVPDIVVCDVMMPVMDGLTFTRELKTHTATSHIPVILLTARSLNEQMAEGYETGADSYITKPFSAKVLLARISNLLKNRAQLRQLFANGEAQTSVPNTAPDGTTTSSGSVLGDRDKTFIARLRDIIQQNLHNSDLNVEQIGEEIGLSRVQLYRKVKALTGHSPVELLRTTRLQRGRKLLETTDQTVSEVAYAVGFTSPSYFTKCFKDEFNISPSELNG comes from the coding sequence ATGAAGAATTTTCTATATCTATGGCTATTTTTATTGCTGCTCACCTCCTGTCAACAGCAACCCCGCAAGTTTGTCATTGGTGTTTCGCAGTGCAGTATCGACATTTGGAGAGACAAACTCAACCGGGAATTGAAGACGAGCGAATATTTCAACGACTCCATAGAAGTGCGTCTGGCTTCGGCCAACGACGACAGCAAGAAGCAAATCGCACAAATCGACAAGTTTGTAGACGATGGTGTAGACCTGCTCATCGTGGCTCCCAACCAATACACATCTATCATCCATGCCGTGAATCGTGCTTACGATAAGGGTATACCTGTGATACTTTTCGATCGCAAGGTGGACACCGACAAATACACCGCCTTTATCGGAGGCGACAATTACAACATGGGCAAGACGATGGGACAGTTCATAGCCCGGCAGCTCAAGGGACAGGGACGTGTGGTGGAAATCCGTGGACTTGATGGCTCGTCGCCCGCTGAGGAACGTCATCGCGGATTTGTAGACGGACTGAAAGCTTTCCCCGGTGTGCAGCTGGTGGCTTCGGAGGCCGGCAACTGGAAAGAGGAAAGTGCCATCGATGCCATGAACCGCATCCTGCGGAAGACCCGCAATTTCGACTATGTGTTTGGACAGAACGACCGCATGGCGTGGGGTGCCTACATAGCACTGAAGCAGCACGGACTGGAACAACAGGTGAAATTCACTGGCATCGACGGCATGGCCACAAAAGGTGGCGGGCTCGAACTGGTGCGCGACGGCCTGTTTGAGGCATCCTATCTCTACCCCACCAAGGGCGATGAGGTCATTGCGCTGGCCATGAGAATACTACGCGGACAGCCGTTCAAGCGAGAGAATCCGCTCACAACGACGATTGTCACCAGCGATAATGCCGAACTGCTGCTCATGCAGGCCAAAGACATGGAACGGCAGAATGCCAACCTCGACATCATGCACAAAAAAGTAGACTCCTACTTCAATCAGTACACCATGCAACGATGGTTTATCGCAGTGCTCGTCGGTGCATTGGCGCTCATCGCTATCGCCATCCTCGTGACTTATCGAGCCTACCTTTCCAAGGCCAGACTCAGTACACAGCTGTCCGATAGTAACCATGAGTTGCAGCGGCTGAACGACGAGGTAAAAGCCATGACGCAGGCACAACTCACGTTTTTCACCAACGTGAGCCATGAGTTGCGTACGCCCCTCACCCTCATTGCCGACCCAGTGGACCGCCTGTTGGAAAACGGTAAAACGGATGACAACGGCCACAAAATGCTCCGGATGGTGCAACGCAACGTACATGTGTTGATGCAGCTGGTTAATGAAATTCTCGATTTCCGCAAGGTGCAGAATGGCAAGATGACACTTCGCCTTACGCGCTTCTCGCTTGGCACAGCCTTGCATGAATGGTGTAGAGCCTTTGCATCGGTTGCCGAAAATGCTAATATCAGCTTGAAGACAGAAAGCGATATTGGCGATGACGATATGATTATCGCCGATGAGGAAAAACTCAACCACCTCTATCTCAATCTCATGAGCAATGCCCTGAAGTACACGCCCGCTGGCGGAACGATTACCACGACGCTCGGCCGCGAGGGCGACCGCTATGTCATTCGTGTGGAAGACACGGGCGTGGGCATCGAGGAAAAAGATATTGCAAAGATATTCGAGCGATTCTATCAGGGACGAAAAGCCTCCGGTGGTACCGGCATCGGTCTTGCTTTGGTCAAGGCCTTTGCCGAACTGCATCATGGTGAGGTAAGCGCGGAGAGCGAGAAAGGGCGGGGCACCTGCTTCACGGTGAAACTTCCCATACGGCAGGAGGGTGCGGTCGAGGAGTCGTCGGCACGGGCCGCATCGGTCGAGGTGGCAGCTGGACAGTATGTCGGGACACAGGTCAATACGGAACGCCACACGGACGATGTGGTGTCGGCCGAAGAAACCGACAAGCCCGAAATTCTGGTCATTGACGACAACAACGACGTGCGCGCCTATCTGCGGTCAGTATTGAAGGATCAATACCATGTGAGCGAAGCCGTAGATGGCAGGAGTGGACTTGTTTTGGCGCGCAGGGTTGTGCCGGATATTGTAGTGTGCGACGTGATGATGCCGGTGATGGACGGACTGACTTTCACGCGCGAACTGAAAACGCACACCGCCACCAGCCACATTCCTGTCATTCTGCTCACGGCGCGGTCGCTCAACGAACAGATGGCTGAAGGGTACGAAACGGGAGCCGATTCGTATATCACCAAGCCGTTCAGCGCCAAAGTGCTGTTGGCCCGCATCAGCAACCTGCTGAAAAATCGTGCGCAGTTGCGACAGTTGTTTGCCAACGGCGAAGCGCAGACTTCTGTTCCAAACACAGCTCCTGATGGTACGACGACGTCATCAGGTTCCGTCTTGGGCGACAGAGACAAAACGTTCATCGCCCGTCTGCGCGACATTATTCAACAAAACCTTCACAACTCAGACCTCAATGTGGAACAAATCGGTGAGGAAATCGGACTGAGCCGGGTGCAGCTCTACCGCAAAGTGAAGGCGCTCACGGGTCACTCACCTGTTGAACTTCTCCGCACCACCCGCCTGCAACGGGGTCGGAAACTTCTCGAAACCACTGACCAAACTGTCTCGGAAGTGGCTTATGCCGTAGGATTCACTTCCCCCTCTTATTTCACCAAATGTTTCAAAGACGAGTTTAACATCAGTCCAAGCGAACTTAACGGCTGA
- a CDS encoding RagB/SusD family nutrient uptake outer membrane protein: MKSLFNKIFMGMTMVCLSIGAVSCDDMLDLKPQGQITEEQIDTAAVSALMASAYAGLECHFFGNNESFSGPITNWVMDVRSDDAYKGGGGVSMEANIHQLEVNNITSDNATCLFKWQNNYYAISRVHKAMNAIENSNLKDKESLLGELKTLRAWFYFDLNRVFKNIAYFDETEDPNSKTTSEFSKAEIYDKIKQDLKEAYQVLPETQAQVGRFNKYVAAALMAKVCAQTSDWANVITYSDAVIKSGKYALYDNYADMSKLAFNNKKEAILAIQFSTANNNGHINYNNLLNTTYSDGNLFGNGDDFFLGSQNLVNAFKTDDNGLPYLNGDAPAENVSETYDGNIDPRVDFTVGRIGFPFRGHLYTKGWCRAYDVYGEYSGKKGLIDPSSPDMVQGFPWGASGLNFNLIRYADILLLKAEAEIELGQNLDDARELINQVRQKAARSVDARYMPVELDPNKAFYAVALYPATGWTQDYARKAVRTERRLEFAMEDNRWFDLVRWGNVVSTINDYMKSEAELRTYYDGASLTENEIYLPVPVSEVDNSHGLYK, translated from the coding sequence ATGAAATCATTATTCAACAAGATATTTATGGGCATGACGATGGTTTGTCTATCAATAGGTGCAGTGTCTTGCGACGATATGCTCGACCTGAAGCCTCAGGGTCAAATCACCGAAGAGCAGATTGACACTGCCGCCGTCAGTGCACTCATGGCCTCGGCCTATGCCGGACTGGAATGTCACTTCTTTGGCAACAATGAGAGTTTCTCAGGACCCATCACCAACTGGGTGATGGACGTGCGCAGCGACGATGCCTACAAAGGCGGCGGCGGAGTGTCGATGGAGGCCAATATCCATCAGTTGGAGGTGAATAACATTACCTCCGACAACGCCACCTGTCTCTTTAAGTGGCAGAACAATTATTATGCTATCAGTCGTGTTCACAAAGCAATGAACGCCATAGAGAACTCCAATCTCAAAGATAAGGAAAGCCTGCTCGGCGAGCTTAAGACCTTGCGGGCGTGGTTTTACTTCGATTTGAACCGCGTTTTCAAGAACATCGCCTACTTTGATGAGACCGAAGACCCCAACAGCAAGACAACTTCGGAGTTCAGCAAGGCTGAAATCTACGACAAAATCAAACAGGATCTCAAGGAGGCCTATCAGGTTTTGCCGGAAACACAGGCTCAGGTTGGACGCTTCAATAAATATGTGGCTGCTGCACTCATGGCTAAAGTCTGTGCGCAGACATCCGATTGGGCCAACGTTATCACTTATAGCGATGCCGTGATTAAAAGTGGCAAGTATGCCCTCTACGATAACTACGCTGATATGAGCAAACTGGCTTTCAACAACAAGAAGGAGGCTATTCTTGCCATTCAATTCTCTACGGCAAACAACAACGGGCACATCAATTACAATAATCTGCTTAACACTACCTACAGTGACGGCAATCTTTTTGGCAACGGTGACGATTTCTTTCTCGGAAGTCAGAATCTTGTGAATGCCTTCAAGACTGACGACAACGGTCTGCCTTATCTCAATGGCGATGCTCCGGCAGAAAATGTGAGTGAGACATACGATGGCAACATTGACCCGCGTGTGGACTTTACGGTGGGACGCATCGGCTTTCCATTCAGAGGACACCTCTATACCAAGGGCTGGTGCCGTGCCTACGATGTTTATGGCGAGTATAGTGGAAAGAAAGGTCTTATCGACCCATCGTCGCCCGACATGGTGCAGGGTTTCCCCTGGGGAGCTTCCGGCTTGAACTTCAATCTTATTCGCTATGCCGACATCCTGCTTCTCAAGGCTGAGGCAGAAATTGAACTCGGGCAGAATCTGGACGATGCACGCGAGCTTATCAATCAGGTGCGCCAAAAGGCAGCCCGCTCGGTGGATGCCAGGTATATGCCGGTAGAGCTTGACCCCAACAAGGCTTTCTATGCCGTAGCGCTCTATCCCGCTACCGGATGGACGCAAGACTACGCCCGTAAGGCTGTGCGCACAGAGCGCCGATTGGAATTTGCTATGGAGGACAACCGTTGGTTTGACCTCGTTCGCTGGGGCAATGTGGTATCTACAATCAACGATTACATGAAGAGCGAAGCCGAACTCCGCACCTATTACGACGGCGCCTCGCTCACTGAAAATGAGATTTATTTGCCCGTACCTGTCTCCGAGGTAGACAATTCCCACGGACTTTATAAGTAA
- a CDS encoding IS4 family transposase, giving the protein MNKGRYVFSQLCDFLPTDHFKWLIKKYEGNKYVKSFTCWNHLMVLLFGQLSNREGLRDLIVTITPFKSAFHHLGFGKNVSRSNLSKANEIREVKIFQEFADKMVSIAREKRGVVKDFFISNNVYAFDSSTISLCLSVYWWTKLHHGKGGVKLHELYDVKTDIPTFSVITDASVHDSQVMELIPYEKESFYIFDRAYMATRKLYIIEGAEAYFVVREKHKMPFEVIEDKEYNNPSSGIMADQIIRFKGYKTKKQYPNKLRRVVFYDYDGNRTFVFYTNNFEITAEQVAMLYKYRWRVELFFKWLKQHLRIKEFYGTSENAVKIQIYAAIIAYCLVVIVQECMGLKLQTYDVLRILSTALLTKMPLCDLLIEQKEEEFTEGKNLQLCLNFDG; this is encoded by the coding sequence ATGAACAAAGGTCGATACGTATTTTCACAGCTGTGCGACTTTCTGCCGACAGACCATTTCAAATGGTTGATAAAAAAGTATGAAGGTAATAAATATGTGAAGAGTTTCACTTGTTGGAATCATCTGATGGTTCTTCTATTTGGTCAGTTGTCTAATCGTGAGGGATTACGAGACCTTATTGTAACCATCACTCCGTTCAAGTCAGCGTTCCACCATCTTGGTTTTGGAAAGAATGTCAGTAGAAGCAATTTGAGCAAGGCCAATGAAATACGCGAAGTCAAGATATTCCAAGAGTTTGCAGACAAGATGGTTTCCATAGCAAGAGAGAAACGAGGAGTCGTCAAGGACTTCTTCATATCGAACAATGTCTATGCGTTTGACTCCTCAACAATATCATTGTGCCTTTCTGTATACTGGTGGACTAAACTGCATCATGGGAAAGGAGGAGTGAAATTGCATGAACTGTATGACGTGAAGACAGACATTCCGACATTTTCTGTCATTACAGACGCTTCAGTTCACGATTCTCAAGTGATGGAGCTAATTCCCTATGAGAAAGAGAGTTTCTATATATTTGACAGAGCGTATATGGCAACTAGGAAACTTTATATAATAGAAGGAGCAGAAGCTTACTTTGTCGTGAGAGAGAAGCATAAAATGCCGTTTGAGGTCATAGAGGATAAAGAATACAACAACCCTTCATCTGGAATTATGGCTGACCAAATTATACGTTTCAAGGGATACAAGACTAAGAAGCAATATCCAAATAAACTTCGACGAGTGGTATTCTATGACTATGATGGTAATAGGACATTTGTATTTTACACGAACAATTTTGAAATTACAGCGGAACAGGTTGCTATGCTTTACAAATACAGATGGAGAGTAGAACTGTTCTTCAAATGGCTGAAGCAACATCTGCGCATCAAAGAGTTTTATGGAACCTCGGAGAATGCTGTAAAAATACAAATCTATGCAGCTATCATTGCATATTGTCTTGTCGTTATCGTACAAGAATGTATGGGGCTAAAGCTTCAAACCTATGATGTTCTAAGAATTTTAAGCACGGCATTGTTGACAAAAATGCCATTGTGTGACTTGCTCATTGAACAGAAAGAGGAAGAATTTACTGAAGGAAAAAACCTGCAGCTCTGCCTCAATTTTGATGGGTAA
- a CDS encoding SusC/RagA family TonB-linked outer membrane protein, translating to MENLKRILLSFTLIMACMVASAQKTVATGTIVDESGLGVIGATVMEKSTANGTVTDLDGNFKLEVRRGATLVISYIGYQTIELAAAEGMKVTLKENVNDLNEVIVTGYTTQRKADLTGAVSAMDMKGAMSEADPNVLSSMQGKLAGVDIVTDAAPGSGSSSIRVRGMSTINANNPLYIIDGVATTENLNSLNPADIESIQVLKDASSASIYGSRAANGVIIITTKKGKGNRLTVNVNYSASLQTMAKTYDMLNAQQWGEAYWAANKNAGVVPSHPFYGSGDTPKLLSTFADGTPVADTDWQDEVYSSAWTHNLNASVQNSSERGSMLFSGNFINQDGLMNETFFRRYSVRVNSDYNISKFVKVGENLMVSRWNNRGYGTQDDRGIPYTAMRQHPAIPVYMADGTFANPMKLASSDIANPVHELYNGRDNDNASWRIFGNGYLEVYPVKGLTLKSNLGYEHVQYNNKTLNRKMQPSDITSLNRAYGEGDTWTWTNTANYILDLNDKHHFNFLFGTEAIKYKYDNIAAFRNQFAFEDVDYMQLDAGEGTQTNGGGQSEWALFSLFGKVDYNFMDRYLLSATLRRDQTSRLHKDNNSGIFPAFSAAWRVSEENFFPRNEVVNDLKLRLAWGQNGNSAISNNYASYTTYAYDQGNGAYDLNGTNNLTMAGLKAAATGNKDLKWETTTQTNIGFDASLFDQTLSMTFDYYWKNTRDMLTIPPTLSVAGENAAMWMNTGNMENHGWELNLGYHSPKYGDFSWDGNLNLSQYKNKVKKLNDFVSTIGGDFRLIEGEPMGVYYGYIYDGIFQSDEQVANHAIQEGKDTGRMIFRDLDGKGSINEADRTIIGDPNPDLSLGLSLDFNYKNWTLSTFFSGEFGFDIYNTTKRQLLFMSYGGTSTNRSADILKAWSTNNTSSDIPALSVVDKNNEMRMSNYYIEDGSYLKMKYIKLAYRFPQSVLQALHATALSVYGQMENVFTITGYDGLDPEVPIGGYGARIDMGPYPRSRTFTLGVNLTF from the coding sequence ATGGAAAACCTAAAAAGAATCCTATTGAGTTTTACACTCATCATGGCTTGTATGGTCGCCAGTGCTCAAAAAACTGTAGCTACCGGCACCATTGTTGACGAAAGCGGCTTAGGCGTTATCGGGGCTACGGTCATGGAAAAAAGTACCGCCAATGGAACAGTGACCGACCTGGACGGTAACTTTAAACTGGAAGTGAGACGAGGAGCAACGCTTGTGATTTCTTATATCGGTTATCAGACGATTGAACTTGCGGCCGCAGAAGGCATGAAAGTAACCCTTAAGGAAAATGTCAACGACCTGAACGAGGTCATCGTGACCGGCTACACCACTCAACGCAAAGCCGATTTGACTGGTGCGGTGTCGGCAATGGATATGAAGGGTGCGATGAGCGAGGCCGACCCTAACGTTCTCAGTTCTATGCAGGGCAAACTCGCCGGTGTGGACATTGTGACCGATGCGGCTCCGGGCAGCGGCAGTAGTAGCATTCGTGTACGCGGTATGAGCACTATCAACGCCAACAACCCACTATATATTATAGATGGTGTGGCCACAACGGAGAATCTTAACTCCCTCAACCCCGCAGATATCGAGAGTATTCAAGTATTGAAGGACGCCTCTTCGGCCTCTATCTACGGTAGCCGCGCTGCCAACGGTGTGATTATCATCACTACCAAGAAAGGCAAGGGTAACCGTTTGACTGTTAATGTGAACTACTCAGCTTCGTTGCAAACAATGGCCAAAACCTACGATATGCTCAACGCACAGCAATGGGGTGAAGCCTACTGGGCGGCCAACAAGAATGCCGGTGTTGTGCCTTCGCATCCTTTCTATGGTTCCGGCGACACACCGAAACTGTTGTCTACGTTCGCTGACGGTACACCTGTGGCTGATACCGATTGGCAGGATGAGGTTTACTCCTCAGCTTGGACTCACAACCTCAATGCCAGTGTGCAAAATTCTTCCGAGCGTGGCTCCATGCTGTTCAGTGGTAACTTCATCAATCAAGACGGTTTGATGAACGAGACCTTCTTCCGTCGCTATAGCGTTCGTGTGAACTCCGACTACAACATTTCCAAGTTTGTCAAAGTGGGAGAAAACCTCATGGTGAGCCGCTGGAATAATCGTGGATATGGTACACAAGACGACCGAGGCATCCCTTATACGGCCATGCGGCAACATCCGGCTATCCCAGTCTATATGGCCGACGGCACGTTTGCCAATCCCATGAAGCTTGCTTCGAGCGACATTGCTAACCCCGTGCACGAGCTTTATAACGGTCGTGACAACGACAATGCCAGCTGGCGTATCTTCGGAAACGGCTATTTGGAGGTTTATCCCGTCAAGGGACTTACTCTGAAGAGCAATCTCGGCTACGAGCATGTGCAGTATAACAACAAGACGCTGAATCGCAAGATGCAGCCCTCTGATATCACAAGTCTCAACCGTGCTTATGGTGAGGGAGATACTTGGACGTGGACCAATACGGCCAACTACATCCTCGACCTGAACGACAAACACCACTTCAATTTCTTGTTTGGTACGGAAGCCATCAAGTATAAGTATGACAACATAGCGGCTTTCCGCAACCAGTTTGCCTTCGAGGATGTAGACTATATGCAGCTCGATGCCGGTGAGGGCACACAGACCAACGGTGGCGGACAGTCGGAATGGGCCTTGTTCTCTCTGTTTGGAAAGGTTGATTACAACTTCATGGACCGCTATCTGCTCTCCGCCACGCTGCGCAGGGACCAGACTTCACGGCTCCACAAGGACAACAATTCGGGCATATTCCCTGCTTTCAGCGCTGCCTGGCGCGTTTCAGAAGAAAACTTCTTCCCGAGGAATGAGGTGGTGAACGATTTGAAACTGCGTCTTGCATGGGGACAGAACGGCAACTCTGCCATCTCTAACAACTACGCTTCCTACACCACTTATGCCTACGATCAAGGCAACGGAGCCTATGACCTTAACGGCACCAACAACCTGACAATGGCTGGATTGAAAGCAGCCGCTACCGGAAATAAGGATCTCAAATGGGAAACTACTACGCAAACCAACATCGGTTTCGACGCCAGTCTCTTTGACCAGACCCTCTCCATGACTTTCGATTACTACTGGAAGAACACCCGCGATATGCTCACCATTCCGCCAACACTTTCGGTTGCCGGCGAGAATGCAGCCATGTGGATGAACACCGGTAATATGGAGAATCACGGATGGGAACTCAATCTTGGCTATCATTCGCCCAAATACGGTGATTTCAGTTGGGATGGCAATCTGAATTTATCCCAATATAAGAATAAGGTAAAGAAGCTCAACGACTTTGTAAGCACCATAGGTGGTGACTTCCGACTGATCGAAGGTGAGCCTATGGGAGTGTACTACGGCTATATCTACGATGGAATTTTCCAATCGGATGAGCAGGTGGCCAACCACGCCATACAGGAGGGCAAGGACACAGGCCGTATGATTTTCCGCGACCTTGACGGTAAAGGAAGCATCAACGAGGCCGACCGTACTATCATCGGCGACCCCAATCCCGACCTGTCGTTGGGTTTGAGCCTCGACTTCAACTACAAGAACTGGACGCTTAGCACTTTCTTCTCGGGAGAATTCGGCTTCGACATCTACAACACCACGAAGCGACAATTGCTCTTCATGAGTTATGGCGGAACGAGCACCAACCGAAGTGCCGATATTCTGAAAGCCTGGAGCACCAACAATACCAGCTCCGACATCCCCGCCCTCTCAGTTGTAGACAAGAACAATGAGATGCGCATGAGCAACTATTACATAGAAGACGGCAGCTACCTGAAGATGAAATACATCAAGCTGGCCTATCGTTTCCCACAGTCTGTACTACAAGCACTCCACGCCACCGCATTGAGTGTTTACGGCCAAATGGAAAACGTGTTCACCATAACTGGTTACGACGGTCTTGACCCCGAAGTGCCGATTGGCGGCTACGGCGCACGCATCGACATGGGACCATATCCCCGTTCGAGAACTTTCACGCTGGGCGTTAACCTCACTTTTTGA